The proteins below come from a single Haemorhous mexicanus isolate bHaeMex1 chromosome 18, bHaeMex1.pri, whole genome shotgun sequence genomic window:
- the AAR2 gene encoding protein AAR2 homolog, whose protein sequence is MAALRSDPELARQLFFEGAAVVVLDVPEGTEFGIDYSAWAVGPRFRGVKMVPPGLHFVHCSAAGAGGRDAGPRSGRFLSLRRREVRVLRWDPAGEAVRPEPPEQGEALRDSLRELDPFLGPYPYETLKKWVSLSSFISEAAAEELQPESGLICAFAEVLPEAAGRHTRDRAGQRRPPLGAECRSYAEGMARLPRMRPRAGTQIRFSELPRQAFPDGATPEEITRHSMDLSYVLQRVMEQRYPGRPLGLLAELQFAFICFLIGNVYDAFEHWKRLLNILCRSEEAMGKYQDLYINLISVLYHQLNEIPADFFVDIVSQDNFLTSTLQVLFSSTCSSAVDEALRNKAEKFKAHLTKKFRWDFEAEPDDCAPVVVELPEGVQVD, encoded by the exons ATGGCGGCCCTGCGGTCGGACCCCGAGCTGGCCCGGCAGCTCTTCTTCGAGGGCGCGGCCGTGGTGGTGCTGGACGTGCCCGAGGGCACCGAGTTCGGCATCGACTACAGCGCGTGGGCCGTGGGGCCGCGGTTCCGCGGCGTAAAGATGGTGCCGCCGGGGCTGCATTTCGTGCACTGCAGCGCGGCCGGCGCCGGCGGGCGAGACGCGGGGCCGCGCTCCGGCCGCTTCCTCAGCCTGCGGCGCCGCGAGGTGCGGGTGCTGCGCTGGGACCCCGCGGGCGAGGCCGTGCGGCCCGAGCCGCCCGAGCAGGGCGAGGCGCTGCGGGACAGCCTGCGGGAGCTGGACCCCTTCCTGGGGCCCTACCCCTACGAGACGCTGAAGAAGTGGGTGTCGTTGAGCAGCTTCATCAGCGAGGCGGCGGCCGAGGAGCTGCAGCCCGAGAGCGGCCTGATCTGCGCCTTCGCCGAGGTGCTGCCCGAGGCGGCGGGGCGGCACACGCGGGACCGcgccgggcagcgccggccgCCGCTGGGCGCCGAGTGCCGCAGCTACGCCGAGGGCATGGCCCGGCTGCCCCGCATGCGGCCGCGAGCCGGCACCCAGATCCGCTTCTCCGAGCTGCCTCGGCAGGCCTTCCCCGACGGGGCCACCCCCGAGGAGATCACCCGGCACAGCATGGACCTGAGCTACGTCCTGCAGCGAGTGATGGAGCAGCGCTACCCCGGCCGGCCGCTGGGCCTGCTCG CTGAGTTGCAGTTTGCCTTCATCTGCTTCCTGATTGGGAATGTGTATGATGCCTTtgagcactggaagaggctcctGAACATCCTGTGCCGCTCAGAGGAGGCCATGGGGAAGTACCAGGACCTTTACATCAACCTCATTTCTGTGCTCTATCACCAGCTCAACGAGATCccagcagatttttttgtgGACATTGTCTCCCAGGACAACTTTTTAACCAGCACCTTACAG GTGCTGTTCTCCAGCAcgtgcagctctgctgtggatgAGGCTCTGAGGAACAAGGCTGAGAAGTTCAAGGCTCACCTGACAAAGAAATTCAGATGGGACTTTGAGGCAGAGCCTGATGACTGTGCCCCTGTGGTGGTCGAGCTGCCTGAGGGTGTGCAGGTGGACTGA